A genomic region of Mycobacterium senriense contains the following coding sequences:
- a CDS encoding amino acid permease: MPATSISLKEQMLRRRPVVGAHAAHGTADHLKRGIGTFQLTMFGIGSTVGTGIFFVMSEAVPEAGPGVIVSFLLAGIAAGLAAVCYAELASAVPVSGSSYSYAYTTLGEVVAVGVAACLLLEYGVATAAVAVNWSGYLNKLLSNVLGFQLPQALSAAPWDSQPGYVNVPAVLLIVMCALLLIRGASESAKVNAIMVMIKLGVLVVFAVVAFTAFDVSHLRDFAPFGVSGIGSAAGTIFFSYIGLDAVSTAGDEVKDPQKTMPRALIGALLTVTGVYVLVAVAALGAQPWQNFGGQQEAGLAVILDNVTHGGWAGTILAAGAVISIFSVTLVTMYGLTRILFAMGRDGLLPARFATVNARTMTPVNNTVIVAVVASALAAFIPLQKLADMVSVGTLTAFVVVSVGVIVLRVREPDLPRGFKVPGYPVTPILSVAACGYILASLHWYTWIAFSGWVSLALIFYFVWGRHHSALNDETVERSAYDVR; this comes from the coding sequence TTGCCAGCCACGTCGATCAGCCTGAAAGAGCAGATGCTCCGGCGGCGCCCGGTGGTGGGCGCGCACGCCGCACACGGGACCGCCGATCACCTCAAGCGCGGTATCGGAACCTTCCAGCTGACCATGTTCGGGATCGGCTCGACGGTCGGCACCGGCATCTTCTTCGTCATGTCCGAGGCCGTGCCCGAGGCCGGGCCAGGAGTGATCGTCTCCTTCCTTCTCGCGGGCATCGCCGCCGGCCTGGCGGCCGTCTGCTATGCCGAATTGGCGTCGGCTGTACCGGTTTCGGGGTCGTCGTATTCGTATGCGTACACCACGCTCGGTGAGGTGGTGGCCGTGGGCGTGGCGGCGTGCCTGCTTCTGGAATACGGCGTGGCCACCGCCGCGGTCGCCGTCAACTGGAGTGGCTATCTGAACAAGCTGCTGAGCAATGTCCTGGGATTCCAGCTGCCGCAAGCCTTATCGGCCGCGCCGTGGGATTCCCAACCCGGGTACGTGAACGTGCCGGCGGTCCTGCTGATCGTGATGTGCGCGTTGCTGCTCATCCGCGGCGCCAGCGAGTCGGCCAAGGTCAACGCCATCATGGTGATGATCAAACTCGGCGTGCTGGTCGTCTTCGCGGTAGTCGCTTTCACGGCATTCGACGTGAGCCATCTCCGTGACTTCGCGCCCTTCGGTGTTTCCGGTATCGGTTCGGCCGCGGGCACCATCTTCTTCTCCTACATCGGTCTGGATGCCGTGTCCACCGCGGGTGACGAGGTGAAGGATCCGCAGAAAACCATGCCGCGGGCACTGATCGGCGCGCTGCTGACCGTCACCGGCGTCTACGTCCTCGTCGCGGTGGCCGCGCTGGGCGCTCAGCCGTGGCAGAACTTCGGCGGCCAGCAGGAAGCCGGGCTGGCCGTCATTCTCGACAACGTCACCCACGGCGGCTGGGCGGGCACGATCCTGGCTGCCGGGGCGGTCATTTCGATCTTCAGTGTCACGCTCGTCACCATGTACGGCCTGACCCGCATCCTTTTCGCCATGGGCCGCGACGGGTTGCTGCCCGCGAGGTTCGCGACGGTGAACGCACGCACCATGACGCCGGTGAACAACACGGTAATCGTCGCCGTCGTCGCCTCGGCTCTGGCCGCGTTCATCCCGCTGCAAAAGCTCGCCGACATGGTGTCGGTCGGCACGCTCACCGCGTTCGTCGTCGTTTCCGTCGGGGTGATCGTCTTGCGGGTGCGCGAGCCCGACCTGCCGCGTGGATTCAAGGTGCCGGGTTATCCTGTCACGCCTATCCTTTCGGTGGCGGCCTGCGGCTACATCCTGGCCAGCCTGCACTGGTACACCTGGATCGCGTTCAGCGGCTGGGTGTCATTGGCGTTGATCTTCTATTTCGTCTGGGGTCGCCACCACAGCGCGCTCAACGACGAGACGGTCGAGCGGTCGGCGTACGACGTCCGGTGA
- a CDS encoding ATP-binding cassette domain-containing protein, producing the protein MTLLRFRRSKEGALRPNELAQAAVMGALCAAIEILAAVIPFAQGLGVLGTVPMGLLAYRYRPRALVAATVAGGVIAFLIAGLGSLFMLVDCAWVGGLCGIVKRKGRGLPTVALLSLAAGVLWGAGWVAVLAVLTRLRHLFFDVITANANGVAAFLNWVHLRGVGVGLKRYVADGIQHWPLLIFPYMVLLVVIVAFISWSALSRLLERMRKIPDVHKLDSSEDAQAHGSPVGPVPVRLDRVRFRYPGAERDALREVSLDVQAGEHIAVTGANGSGKTTLMLILAGRAPTAGSVERPGTVGLGEMGGTAIVLQHPKSQVLGTRVADDVVWGLPPEAEIDVNQLLNEVGLEGLAERDTGSLSGGELQRLALAAALARDPALLIADEVTTMVDQQGRDALLGVLSGLAKRHQTTLVHITHYDNEAASADRIIELSDSPDNTVTSDTATAPALTAAAVGHSSQTPVLELVDVSHEYASGTPWSKVALRDISFVVEQGDGVLIHGGNGSGKSTLAWIMAGLTTPTAGTCLIDGEPTHERVGEVALSFQSARLQLMRDHVDAEVASAAGFSHRDTDRVAEALISVGLDPAMGKRRIDQLSGGQMRRVVLAGLLARSPRALVLDEPLAGLDIGSQRGLLRLLENLRKERGLTVVVISHDIVGLEELCPRVLFLRDGMLEAASTAAGGMS; encoded by the coding sequence GTGACCTTGCTGCGTTTCCGGCGATCGAAGGAAGGGGCGCTGCGGCCAAATGAGTTGGCACAGGCCGCGGTTATGGGGGCCCTCTGCGCGGCGATCGAGATCCTGGCCGCGGTAATCCCATTCGCTCAGGGACTGGGCGTGCTGGGCACCGTGCCGATGGGACTGCTGGCCTACCGCTACCGCCCCCGGGCGCTGGTGGCCGCGACGGTGGCCGGTGGGGTGATCGCCTTTTTGATTGCCGGACTGGGCAGTCTGTTCATGCTCGTCGATTGCGCCTGGGTCGGCGGATTGTGCGGGATCGTCAAACGTAAAGGCCGCGGCTTGCCGACGGTCGCCCTGTTGTCGTTGGCCGCCGGAGTCCTCTGGGGCGCCGGCTGGGTCGCGGTGCTGGCGGTGCTGACCCGGCTGCGGCACTTGTTCTTCGACGTCATCACCGCCAATGCCAACGGCGTCGCGGCATTTCTGAATTGGGTCCACCTGCGGGGTGTCGGCGTGGGCCTGAAGCGGTATGTCGCCGACGGCATACAGCATTGGCCGTTGCTGATTTTCCCCTACATGGTCCTGTTGGTCGTCATCGTTGCGTTCATCAGCTGGTCGGCGCTGTCCCGCCTCCTGGAGCGGATGCGCAAAATCCCTGACGTCCACAAGCTGGACAGCTCCGAGGATGCGCAGGCGCACGGCAGTCCGGTGGGGCCGGTGCCGGTGCGGTTGGACAGGGTGCGGTTCCGGTACCCCGGCGCCGAGCGGGACGCGCTGCGCGAGGTCAGTCTCGATGTCCAGGCCGGTGAACACATCGCGGTGACCGGCGCCAACGGTTCGGGCAAGACGACGTTGATGCTGATCTTGGCCGGCCGGGCACCGACGGCGGGCAGCGTCGAGCGCCCGGGAACGGTGGGGCTCGGCGAGATGGGCGGCACGGCGATTGTGTTGCAGCACCCCAAAAGCCAGGTCCTGGGCACCCGGGTCGCCGACGACGTGGTGTGGGGTTTGCCACCGGAGGCCGAGATCGACGTCAACCAACTACTGAACGAGGTCGGCCTCGAAGGGCTGGCCGAACGTGACACCGGAAGTCTGTCCGGCGGGGAACTGCAGCGTCTCGCGCTCGCGGCCGCGCTGGCGCGGGATCCGGCGCTGCTCATCGCCGACGAAGTCACCACCATGGTCGACCAGCAGGGGCGAGATGCCTTGCTGGGCGTGCTCTCTGGCCTTGCCAAGCGGCACCAGACGACGTTGGTGCACATCACCCATTACGACAACGAGGCCGCATCCGCCGACCGCATCATCGAACTCAGCGATTCGCCGGACAACACGGTGACCAGCGACACCGCGACCGCACCGGCCCTGACCGCCGCCGCCGTCGGTCACAGCTCGCAGACGCCGGTGCTGGAACTCGTCGATGTCAGCCACGAATATGCCAGCGGCACACCGTGGTCCAAGGTCGCGCTGCGCGATATCAGCTTTGTGGTGGAACAGGGCGACGGCGTGTTGATCCACGGCGGCAACGGCTCGGGAAAGTCGACGCTGGCGTGGATCATGGCCGGCCTGACGACGCCGACCGCCGGCACCTGCCTGATCGACGGCGAGCCCACCCACGAGCGCGTGGGCGAGGTCGCGCTGTCGTTCCAGTCGGCCCGGTTGCAATTGATGCGCGATCACGTCGACGCCGAAGTCGCATCCGCAGCGGGCTTTTCGCATCGCGACACCGATCGCGTGGCCGAGGCGCTGATCTCGGTCGGGCTGGACCCGGCGATGGGCAAGCGCCGAATCGATCAACTCAGCGGCGGCCAGATGCGCCGCGTGGTGCTGGCCGGGCTGCTGGCTCGCTCCCCGCGAGCGTTGGTCCTCGACGAGCCGCTGGCGGGATTGGACATTGGCAGCCAGCGCGGCCTGCTGCGGTTGCTGGAGAACCTGCGCAAGGAACGAGGCCTGACGGTCGTGGTGATCTCCCACGACATCGTCGGACTCGAGGAGCTCTGCCCGCGAGTGCTGTTCCTGCGCGACGGCATGCTGGAAGCGGCGTCGACCGCGGCGGGGGGTATGTCGTGA
- the rocD gene encoding ornithine--oxo-acid transaminase has product MTILDAQTSQKVAANRIDTAIRLAERRTAHNYSPLPVVAASAEGAWITDIDGRRYLDCLSAYSAVNFGHRNPEITATAHAQLDAVTLVSRAFHSDKLGPFCAALAYLCDKDMVLPMNSGAEAVESGLKVARKWGADVKGVPADQANIIVADNNFHGRTISIVSFSSDPAARNGFGPFTPGFRSVPFGDAAALAQAIDDTTVAVLLEPIQGEAGIIVPPDDYLPAVRALCSEHNVLMIADEIQSGLARTGYTFACDRWRVTPDVYLLGKALGGGVVPLSAVVADRDVLGVLHPGEHGSTFGGNPLAAAIGTTVVSMLARGEFQARATALGAHLHRRLRQLLGHGVQEIRGLGLWAGVDIDPSLGTGKEISLLLAGHGVLVKDTHGSTLRFAPPLVVTAQEIEWAVGRLAAVLREAAS; this is encoded by the coding sequence ATGACGATCCTCGATGCGCAGACGTCGCAGAAGGTCGCCGCCAACCGGATCGACACCGCGATCAGGTTGGCGGAAAGGCGTACAGCGCATAACTATTCGCCGCTCCCGGTGGTCGCCGCAAGCGCCGAAGGCGCGTGGATCACCGACATCGACGGCCGCCGCTACCTGGATTGCCTATCCGCCTATTCCGCGGTGAACTTCGGCCACCGCAACCCGGAGATCACCGCCACCGCGCATGCGCAACTCGACGCCGTGACGTTGGTCAGCCGCGCATTTCATTCCGACAAGCTCGGACCCTTCTGCGCGGCACTTGCCTACCTGTGTGACAAGGACATGGTGCTGCCGATGAACTCGGGCGCCGAGGCCGTCGAAAGCGGCCTCAAGGTCGCCCGCAAGTGGGGCGCCGACGTCAAGGGCGTACCCGCCGATCAGGCCAACATCATCGTGGCCGACAACAACTTTCACGGCCGCACGATCAGCATCGTCAGCTTCTCCTCGGATCCCGCCGCGCGAAATGGGTTCGGACCCTTCACGCCGGGATTCCGTTCCGTGCCGTTCGGTGACGCCGCCGCGCTGGCGCAGGCGATCGACGACACCACGGTCGCGGTGCTGTTGGAGCCCATCCAGGGCGAGGCCGGGATCATCGTCCCGCCCGACGACTACCTGCCAGCGGTCCGCGCGCTGTGCAGCGAGCACAACGTGCTGATGATCGCCGACGAGATCCAGTCGGGCCTGGCGCGCACCGGTTACACATTCGCCTGCGATCGATGGCGAGTGACCCCGGACGTCTACCTGCTGGGCAAGGCGCTGGGCGGCGGAGTGGTTCCGCTGTCGGCGGTGGTGGCCGACCGCGACGTCCTGGGCGTGTTGCACCCCGGCGAGCATGGCTCCACCTTCGGCGGAAATCCGCTGGCCGCCGCCATCGGCACCACGGTGGTGTCCATGCTGGCGCGCGGCGAATTCCAGGCCCGGGCGACCGCGCTGGGTGCGCACCTGCATCGGCGGCTGCGACAGCTGCTCGGCCACGGGGTCCAGGAGATACGGGGCCTGGGATTGTGGGCCGGTGTCGATATCGACCCCTCACTGGGCACCGGCAAGGAGATCAGCCTGCTGCTGGCCGGCCACGGTGTCCTGGTGAAAGACACCCACGGTTCGACGCTTCGCTTCGCTCCGCCTTTGGTGGTCACCGCCCAGGAGATCGAGTGGGCAGTCGGGCGGCTTGCTGCGGTATTACGGGAGGCTGCTTCATAA
- a CDS encoding carbohydrate ABC transporter permease, with translation MRKQPRSTALGYALLAPSLFGVLAFLLLPILVVLWLSLCRWDLLGPLHFVGLSNWRSVLTDAGFGNSLIVTVIFVAIVVPAQTALGLLAATMLAGQLRGTNVFRTLFVLPWICAPLAIAVLWRWILAPTDGAVSTVLGHSIEWLSDPSFALPLVSAVVVWTNVGYVSLSFLAGLLAIPDDIQAAARTDGATAWQRFWRITMPMLRPTTFFVLVTGIVSAAQVFDMVYALTDGGPAGSTDLVAHRIYAEAFGSASIGRASVMAVVLFVILIGVTLVQHLYFRRRISYDLT, from the coding sequence CTGAGGAAACAACCTCGATCCACGGCGCTGGGCTACGCGCTGCTGGCGCCCAGCCTGTTCGGCGTGCTCGCCTTTCTACTGCTGCCCATCCTGGTCGTGCTCTGGCTGAGCCTGTGCCGCTGGGATCTGCTCGGCCCCCTGCACTTTGTGGGCCTGTCCAACTGGCGGTCGGTGCTGACCGACGCGGGTTTCGGCAACTCGCTGATCGTCACGGTCATCTTCGTCGCGATCGTGGTGCCGGCGCAGACCGCGCTGGGACTGCTGGCCGCGACCATGCTGGCCGGCCAGCTCCGCGGCACCAATGTGTTTCGCACCCTGTTTGTGCTGCCGTGGATTTGCGCGCCGCTGGCCATCGCGGTGCTGTGGCGCTGGATCCTGGCTCCCACGGACGGCGCGGTGAGCACCGTGCTCGGGCACAGCATCGAGTGGCTCTCCGATCCCAGCTTTGCGTTGCCGCTCGTTTCGGCCGTGGTGGTGTGGACGAACGTCGGCTACGTCTCGCTGTCGTTTCTGGCGGGCCTGCTGGCCATTCCCGACGACATCCAGGCCGCGGCACGCACCGACGGCGCCACCGCGTGGCAGCGATTCTGGCGCATCACCATGCCCATGCTGCGGCCAACGACCTTCTTCGTGCTGGTGACCGGGATCGTCAGCGCAGCACAGGTTTTCGACATGGTGTACGCGCTGACCGACGGCGGACCGGCCGGCAGCACCGACCTGGTGGCCCATCGCATCTATGCCGAGGCGTTCGGTTCGGCGTCCATCGGCCGGGCCTCGGTGATGGCGGTGGTGTTGTTCGTCATCCTGATCGGCGTCACCCTGGTCCAGCACCTGTACTTCCGGCGACGGATCAGCTATGACCTCACCTAA
- a CDS encoding extracellular solute-binding protein — translation MTRPRFSTLIAGSVALVAVLLAAMAVLLDYSGQPHGGKTVVTVRIWGDQIGAAYRQSFEAFSRAHPDIDVHLNLVAYSTYFNTLRTDVAGGSADDIFWLSNAYLAAYADSGRLLNIGEVLGPKAAAEWERPVVEQFTRNGTLWGVPQLTDAGIALYYNADLLAAASVEPAQLNTLRWSPDGGDTLRPLLRRLTVDSDGNRGDTARFDAGRVRQWAYNAANDPQGIYLNYIGSAGGVFQRDDTFAFDNPAAVTAFQYLVDLINRDHVAPPAADTNDNGDFSRNQFLAGRMALFQSGTYNLAPVARDARFHWGVAMMPAGPAGRVSVTNGIAAAGNAATKHPDAVRQVLAWMGSKEGNEYLGRYGAAIPAVSSAQSVYFQYWAARGVDVTPFFAVLNGPRIAAPGGAGFAAGNDALRPYFDEMFLGRSDVAATLQRAQAAANTAAARQ, via the coding sequence GTGACCCGGCCCCGCTTTTCCACACTGATCGCGGGATCGGTTGCGCTGGTGGCCGTGCTGCTGGCGGCGATGGCCGTACTGCTGGATTACTCCGGCCAGCCCCATGGCGGCAAGACCGTCGTCACGGTACGCATCTGGGGCGATCAGATCGGCGCGGCCTATCGGCAATCCTTCGAGGCGTTCAGCCGCGCGCATCCCGACATCGACGTGCACCTGAACTTGGTGGCCTATTCAACGTACTTCAACACCCTGCGCACCGACGTGGCCGGCGGCAGCGCCGACGATATCTTCTGGCTGTCCAACGCCTACCTCGCGGCGTATGCCGACAGCGGCCGGTTACTGAACATCGGCGAAGTGCTCGGGCCCAAAGCCGCCGCGGAGTGGGAGCGGCCGGTGGTCGAGCAGTTCACCCGTAACGGCACGTTGTGGGGCGTGCCCCAGCTGACCGATGCAGGGATAGCGTTGTACTACAACGCGGATCTTCTTGCCGCGGCCAGCGTCGAACCCGCCCAGCTGAACACCTTGCGGTGGAGCCCCGACGGCGGCGACACGTTACGTCCCCTGCTGCGCCGGCTTACCGTCGACTCCGACGGAAACCGCGGCGACACAGCACGTTTCGATGCTGGACGGGTGCGTCAGTGGGCATACAACGCGGCCAATGACCCCCAGGGCATCTACCTGAACTACATCGGTTCGGCCGGCGGCGTGTTCCAGCGAGACGACACGTTCGCGTTCGACAACCCCGCAGCCGTGACGGCCTTTCAGTATCTGGTCGACTTGATCAACCGCGACCACGTCGCGCCGCCCGCCGCCGACACCAACGACAACGGCGACTTCTCCCGCAACCAGTTCCTGGCCGGCAGGATGGCGCTGTTTCAGTCCGGCACCTACAACCTGGCGCCGGTGGCCCGCGATGCCCGCTTCCACTGGGGCGTGGCGATGATGCCCGCCGGGCCGGCGGGCCGGGTCAGCGTCACCAACGGCATTGCCGCGGCGGGCAATGCGGCGACGAAGCACCCTGATGCGGTCCGACAGGTGCTGGCCTGGATGGGCAGCAAGGAGGGCAACGAATACCTCGGGCGTTACGGTGCGGCCATCCCGGCGGTGTCCTCGGCTCAATCGGTCTACTTCCAATACTGGGCCGCCCGGGGTGTCGACGTCACACCCTTTTTCGCCGTGCTGAACGGTCCGCGCATCGCGGCGCCCGGCGGTGCGGGCTTTGCCGCCGGCAACGACGCCCTGCGGCCGTACTTCGACGAAATGTTCTTGGGCCGCAGCGATGTCGCGGCGACATTGCAGCGGGCTCAGGCGGCGGCCAACACCGCGGCGGCGCGCCAGTAA
- a CDS encoding energy-coupling factor transporter transmembrane component T family protein, which produces MTAPADTKRAPNRTRRTHRPVVLLVPVPGTSKIHELWAGTKLLVVLGVSILLTFYPGWATIGLMLVLLITAARLAHIPRGAVPSPRRWIWIILAVGAITAALGAGSPVIEIAGVHIGLGGTLHFVRVTALSIVLIGLGAMLSWTTNVAEMGPALAALGRPLRWLRIPSDEWAVALALALRAFPMLIEEFQVLYAARRLRPNQAQRKRRARRRQQARDMIDLLTAAIVVTLRRADEMGDAITARGGIGQLSAAPARPKLADWVTLGITTAAGAIGVVIDSLLVH; this is translated from the coding sequence GTGACCGCACCCGCGGACACCAAGCGGGCACCGAACCGCACCCGGCGCACGCACCGTCCGGTGGTGCTGCTGGTGCCGGTGCCCGGTACGTCGAAGATCCACGAGTTGTGGGCCGGCACCAAACTGCTGGTGGTGCTGGGTGTTTCGATACTGCTGACCTTCTACCCGGGCTGGGCGACCATCGGGTTGATGTTGGTCTTGCTGATCACCGCGGCGCGGCTCGCCCACATTCCCCGTGGTGCGGTGCCGTCGCCGCGGCGCTGGATCTGGATCATTCTGGCGGTGGGCGCCATAACTGCCGCGCTCGGCGCCGGTAGTCCGGTGATCGAGATAGCCGGAGTTCACATCGGGTTGGGCGGAACGCTGCATTTCGTGCGGGTCACCGCGCTGTCGATCGTGTTGATCGGGCTCGGCGCCATGCTGTCGTGGACCACCAACGTCGCCGAAATGGGGCCGGCGCTGGCGGCTTTGGGCCGACCGCTGCGGTGGCTGCGGATCCCGAGCGACGAATGGGCCGTCGCCCTGGCGCTTGCGTTGCGTGCCTTCCCGATGCTGATCGAAGAATTCCAGGTGCTCTACGCCGCCCGGCGACTGCGCCCCAACCAGGCGCAGCGGAAGCGCAGGGCCCGCCGCCGGCAGCAGGCCCGCGACATGATTGATTTGCTCACGGCGGCAATCGTGGTGACGCTGCGACGGGCCGACGAGATGGGCGACGCGATCACCGCCCGGGGCGGTATCGGCCAGCTGTCGGCCGCACCGGCGCGACCGAAGTTGGCAGACTGGGTGACGCTCGGCATCACCACCGCGGCCGGCGCAATCGGAGTCGTGATCGACTCGCTATTGGTCCATTAG
- the ddaH gene encoding dimethylargininase, translated as MTEQHLLASRTVRSAGPVALGRMPSVRRYAMTPPAFFAVEYAINPWMNTTTPVDVGLAQAQWESLRETYLRLGHHVEVIEPVPGLPDMVYAANGGFVTRDVAIVARFRFAERAGESRAYAQWMSSLGYRPVCTRHVNEGQGDLLKVGDIVLAGWGFRTDRRAHAEISRALRAPVISLQLVDPRFYHLDTALAVLDDHTIAFYPPAFSAEAQEQLGALFPDAIIADTADAYVLGLNVVSDGLHVVMPSAATGFGAQLRRADFEPIGVDLSELLKGGGSVKCCTLEVYP; from the coding sequence ATGACGGAACAACATCTGCTAGCGTCCCGAACCGTCAGGTCAGCCGGGCCCGTCGCGCTCGGTCGCATGCCGAGCGTCCGTCGGTACGCGATGACGCCGCCGGCCTTCTTCGCGGTCGAATACGCGATCAACCCCTGGATGAACACCACCACGCCCGTCGATGTCGGCCTCGCGCAAGCGCAGTGGGAAAGCTTGCGTGAGACCTATTTACGGCTGGGGCATCACGTGGAGGTGATCGAACCCGTGCCCGGCCTTCCGGACATGGTCTATGCCGCCAACGGCGGGTTCGTCACGCGCGATGTCGCGATCGTCGCCAGGTTCCGGTTCGCCGAGCGGGCCGGCGAATCGCGCGCCTACGCCCAGTGGATGTCGTCGCTGGGTTACCGGCCGGTGTGCACCCGCCACGTCAACGAAGGGCAAGGCGACCTGCTGAAGGTCGGCGACATCGTGTTGGCCGGCTGGGGATTTCGCACCGACCGGCGCGCGCATGCGGAGATCTCCCGCGCGCTGCGCGCGCCGGTGATCTCCCTGCAGCTGGTGGACCCCCGCTTCTACCACCTCGACACCGCCCTGGCCGTTCTCGACGATCACACCATCGCGTTCTACCCGCCGGCGTTCAGCGCCGAGGCCCAGGAGCAGCTGGGCGCGCTGTTCCCGGACGCCATCATCGCCGACACGGCCGATGCCTACGTGCTTGGTCTCAACGTCGTCTCCGACGGCCTGCATGTGGTGATGCCCAGCGCGGCAACGGGTTTCGGCGCCCAGTTGCGCCGAGCCGACTTCGAGCCGATCGGCGTCGATTTGTCCGAGCTGCTCAAGGGCGGCGGATCCGTCAAGTGCTGCACCCTGGAGGTATACCCATGA
- a CDS encoding carbohydrate ABC transporter permease, protein MTSPNRTTSIVIYAGLSLGALITLAPFALGLMTAFTSAHQFATGTPLQLPRPPTLSNFANLAGAGFGRAAAVTALMTAVILVGQLTFSVLAGYAFARLQFPGRDALFWVYIATLMVPGTVTVVPMYLMMAQLGLRNTFWALVLPFMFGSPYAIFLLREHFRIIPNDLINAARLDGANTLDVIVHVVIPSSRPVLAALALITVVSQWNNFMWPLVITSGHKWRVLTVATAELQSRFNSQWTLVMAATTVAIAPLIALFVIFQRHIVASIVVSGLK, encoded by the coding sequence ATGACCTCACCTAACCGCACCACCAGCATCGTGATTTATGCCGGGCTGTCACTGGGCGCATTGATCACGTTGGCGCCGTTCGCACTCGGATTGATGACGGCATTCACCTCGGCCCACCAATTCGCCACGGGCACCCCGTTGCAACTGCCGCGGCCACCCACGCTGTCCAACTTCGCCAACCTGGCCGGAGCCGGATTCGGCCGGGCGGCCGCGGTGACCGCATTAATGACGGCGGTGATCCTGGTGGGCCAGTTGACCTTTTCGGTGCTGGCCGGATACGCCTTCGCGCGCCTGCAATTCCCCGGCCGTGACGCGCTGTTCTGGGTGTACATCGCGACGCTGATGGTGCCCGGCACCGTCACGGTGGTGCCGATGTATCTGATGATGGCCCAGCTCGGCCTGCGCAACACGTTCTGGGCGTTGGTGCTGCCGTTCATGTTCGGCTCGCCCTACGCAATCTTTCTGCTGCGCGAGCACTTCCGCATCATTCCGAACGACTTGATCAACGCCGCCCGGCTGGACGGGGCGAACACCCTCGACGTCATCGTGCACGTGGTGATCCCGTCCAGTCGCCCGGTCCTTGCCGCACTGGCACTGATCACGGTCGTCTCGCAATGGAACAACTTCATGTGGCCGTTGGTGATCACCAGCGGCCACAAGTGGCGGGTGCTCACCGTCGCAACCGCCGAGCTGCAGTCGCGGTTCAATTCCCAGTGGACGCTGGTGATGGCGGCGACCACCGTCGCGATCGCCCCGCTGATCGCGCTGTTCGTGATCTTCCAGCGCCACATCGTCGCGTCGATCGTCGTCTCGGGACTAAAGTGA
- a CDS encoding Lrp/AsnC family transcriptional regulator, with protein sequence MDRLDETDERILAELTEHARATFAEIGEKVNLSAPAVKRRVDRMLDSGVIKSFTTVIDRNALGWNTEAYVQVFCHGRIAPDELRAAWADIPEVFSAATVTGTPDAILHVLARDMRHLEAALEKIRSSADIERSESIVVLSNLIDRMRP encoded by the coding sequence GTGGACCGCTTGGATGAGACCGACGAGCGCATCCTCGCCGAGTTGACCGAACATGCGCGCGCCACCTTCGCCGAAATCGGCGAGAAGGTGAATCTGTCTGCGCCGGCGGTGAAGCGGCGCGTGGACCGGATGCTGGACAGCGGCGTGATCAAGAGCTTCACCACGGTCATTGACCGCAACGCGCTGGGTTGGAACACCGAGGCTTACGTACAGGTATTCTGCCACGGCCGGATCGCACCCGATGAGTTGCGAGCGGCCTGGGCGGACATCCCCGAGGTGTTCAGCGCTGCGACGGTCACCGGCACCCCCGATGCGATTCTGCATGTGCTGGCCCGCGACATGCGGCATCTGGAGGCGGCCTTGGAGAAAATTCGGTCCAGTGCGGACATCGAACGCAGCGAAAGCATCGTCGTGTTGTCCAACCTGATCGATCGGATGCGGCCGTAA